ATGTGGAGCTATTCTAGCCACTCAATAAATTCTCAGATAATCAAAGTTTAtgttatatcatttttataaagtCACGTGTATCcttgttataataatattaatagaagataaatggataaacactaaattattatttggatataagatgaaaaataagaggaaagaaaatggaaagaaaatgaaaagaaagaaaatagaaagaaaagtatattttttgtgtgttgtttagatgaagaaaaaataaatgaaaagaaaatagaagaaatttttttttgcttggatggaaagaaaagtaagaagaaaaaaaattataatagagtaaaattatattaatgtttttatatattatatataaattatagttcaaatggtaaCTCTGTATTTTTACCCATATTTACACTTTTGCATCTATTTTCTTCGcaattttgaagagaaaaaatttacATGAGCTCCACATACATTtttatgttttccattcaatttcttttttgatctaaacaatgaaaaaatatttttttcatccattttctttttcagcattttatttctctacaaatttttctaatccaaacaatgcataaataagtcatatttttcatatatataacaataactaatatcacatattagGTTAATTTACGTTGATAAACCAAAGTCACCCTAAAATTACCTGAATCTCCCAAACTCAAAAACGTTACCTAGTTGTCTTCATttacatttctatataaatcaaatttaatgaATTCAAATTAGGATAataagtagtaaatcgaatctatagAATTCGAATTCCTTGACATTGTAATTcgaaagtaaattgaattcaaagaattCGAATTATATCAGTCTTTACTaaattgaatttataaatttcgaTTTATATAGTCTATGCTAAATCGAAGCAATAAGGTTCGATTTATACTCACTTAGTAGCAATCCAACTCATTATAAATCGAATCTCCTTCATTCAATTTAGTAGTATAGATAGCATCCAAGTAATTCGAATCTtatagatttgatttgatttactacgaaaactcataattcgaactctataaatttattaaataattgaatgtttatttaattttagtcaaatcagataatataattgattagttataattaatgatGTTCACCCTAATGGTATAATTGAAACATATTGAAGctttaaatgtaaaattaaaactaaatgttaaggataaaattaaaataaaattgcatttgctatcttgtaaattttttttaataaaaatctcaTTTATATACCTTTAAAATGCATTACTTTAatacactaaattttttttattaaaaataaaaattatgataacTATCTCATATATTTGGtagtaaattatatacaaatgTTTTTTGAAGTATATCATCTTATTATATGAAAATGACTTAAATACCTTTAAATGTGATTATGATAATTCattaagtattatattttttattaatttatatttaataatttacctctaatttttaattatagtaaaaatgtaagatatgatgcaaaaaaaaaaaaagctaaagcgacataaattttttactaacaaaaaaaaatattttttcattttgtagatacctatctatttttttaagttatacattttaatttatataaattaatgacaattaaatgtaCAAAAATATACTGATTAatgaagaaataaaatttaaggtaAACATgccctaaaaaaattgaaataaaataaagacttttaattatgataattaattataatcacatataTTTACTTCAAGATTTATACTTCGAAAATtcagtatattaatattttgtatttttatttctcaattttagactatcacaaacattagttactctccaataatgacaatacttaaaaaaacttaattaaatgatcttaaattatataataattaaaaaaacaaaaaatatatataattacctaaaatatattatttgtgtagtaactaaaatttaattacCAATATAAAAACTATGATGCACGGATATTGATATGGAtacgggacacgacacgacacgggacatgccgacatataaattttaaaatcttataagacgtagggacacgcatacatataaaatataaagtatttttttagataaatcataatgaattttgatattttattgatattaaaatgtaaattaatttttttaattatttttaatatcttattttaattatatcaagtatttaattaaaatatatttttgttttaataaataataatatatactatatctaaatttatttcaagaatatatgttaagaaaaaGACttgacacgctgacacgtgatggtatttaggtgtgttcaaGTGCGTATGGAgaagagttttttattttttattaagacacggttggacacagcaTACATGCGTATCGGGCGAGTATTGttgagtgtcgtgtccgaaatgtatCCAATACGCGGACATGACAACTCAGCGAAGTGTCCGTACTTCATAGTATAAAAGTAACATATAATATAATTTCATAATCAGATAAGTgtttaatcaaataatttaatatttatataataatatgacaaaataaattaaaatttcagtttAACCATAGCAAGCGCTCAcatttaaattttcataaattaatttatttttgttaaagtgaATTGCACaataaaaaaactcataaaaaattcatatattaaagtagaaaatagtttatttataaacacaaaattaaaaaaattattcttaaaagttGAATATGtagataaaaaaatgaattataacttgtaaaaattatctctaaaatttattacaataaataataaatctGTATAAGTCATgtatctatataaattaaattatattaaattataaaatatctagatatttaatcaacctaattaattattttgtaattgatttgatttaataatttaaaaaaactaaataaccCTTTTTAGAAATATGCCAATCTAAATAATATAGATTGAAGATAAGAAATatataactaaattatataatacaatataatatttctaaaaaattaatttatagcaCATCTAATGCCAAGATATTTATCATCATCTGTGGTATAATCTAATTTCACTATTATTTAAACgttgtttttataaaaaatcgcattatttattttgaaaaaaatatttattcactattataatttaaataatagaatataaaatagatattaaaccaATTTCTTTTAATAATCACTTAGTCACAAATATCCATCAAGGAGATTAGATTAAAgagcatacaaaataaatataatacatacaACTTTTACACTACTACGGTAAAATAATTATCATAAGTGTTTTTAGCATAAATTAAACAGAACAACATACAATAATAaagaaacaatcaaattcaaaaaagtTATAGAACACCTATCATACACTACGGCggtcagtcaccaaaaaaatacacTACGGCAGTTAGTATTGAGAAAACTTTAatcatttattcttttattagctTTTTTTTGTCTACTCTACACTTCATCTACGAATATGTTAAGAATTAAATTTATGCTTTAACctttcaaaatttcatatattCTTACCAAACACAATATTAATATGTCTTCTTTTTCCATAGAAACCATTGAGTGAAAGAATCGTTGGTAAAAAGATGAGGTTCTCTTataatatatatgactttttatgataataaaataaaaataaaaagtatgaaataatattgtgtatatttaagttaagtttaatcttttttaataatcaGATTTGTCATAACGTAACTGATAAATAATGACAGTTAATACGGATTGGATATGTTTTGAATATGCTAtacattttatgattttgtacgaaacaatattagttttaatttatatatttattattggatattaaaaataaaaagtatttgtaTTGTTAGCATTTTTCAAACCTTTCTTAACTCTGACCATGATTAGGCCTAAAAGACCATCTATCTCGTTGAAAATAAATGCATGTAATCCAATCAATTTTCATCTGATATTGCTATACATTCGCATAATCATAAGAGAATTAATTTAAGCGATATAACAATATGGTACTTAGTTACCACATGAGTATTTTCATATatagaattatcaatcaattatgtttgacttctgatgaaaataatatattcacaACGGATATTGTTTGTTAGGTAAAAGATAACCAATATTTTGAAAACCGAATCGGACCGGCCGGTCAAACCGGTTCAACAGAGAACCGGCAAAAAAACGGTCCGATCCTGCAAAACCAAAAACCGCTCAAGAACTGTTGAACCGGCCGATTACCGGTAATTCGAACCGAACCGAAACCAGGCCAGTTCACAGAAAAATGACCTCGTTTCCTTCCTTGAAAGGGAAAAAGTTGCGCGTTATACCCCATTCCCCCTTCTCCAACTCCTTCCTTCATCAAACCCTAGCCTCCACCAAATAAAGCAAATCCTAGCCTTCACCAATAGTTGTCGCCGTCCATCTGCTCAACCCCCTGCACATTTGGTCTATGTTcacttatcttttcaatcatttggTTGCCAAAGAATCAaggagttttaatttttatttgtttttttaatgaGTTTCAAGTCAATAAAATTATTGAATGTGACCTCTATGATGTATTGCACATAAGATGCTTTTCCATTCAAATTTAACCTTACATAAAGGACATACATATTTGGTAACAATTGTAATTGGAAGCTTTCAACTGGTACTTTCTCATGTTTTTAGAATTTTGCATATTTCTAATAAGCTTACCTGTATAAAGCaccttataatttatttattattctattctaaaacaGTTTATCTGGTTGAACCACCGGTTGGATCGGTtagaccaataaaccagtgaatcAGTGACTAGAGCGATTTGATGACTAGTCCAATATTCTGAACCTTGAAGATAACAGATtggcaaagaaaattaattacaataggtatatttattttaaaaaatatttttatgtaaccCTGAATTACTACAGATTTAACTTCCATCGGCAATGGTAGAATGTCAAAATTGAGACATTTTCAGACTATAATATTtatcaaacaaataattaatgaaacactcatccataccttctcattttgagtatatttatacataaaaaatgaGTTGAAATAGCAAAAGTGaaaaaatgatgatttttataattttgtgtggctaTCTATATAAAGAAGACCAGAAGCCCATGATTatctactaaaattaattttatttattgcattcaatttgaataagtaaaaaaatcatcttattttagtttagtccttaattcacatgatttaaatttagctcaatatatattatttgatttgatttaattattaataaaaaatatctcgagaacctattttattcataaatttattattttaataattaattaattaatataattaattaattaattaatacagataattattataattactttggtttaataaatttaaaaataaattaaaaagtactaagaaaacattaaaagaaataaataaaaaaacactactaaaacaaattgatataaattataataaattatatgatatttaaatatctaatcaaatcaattagttgatatagttaatttatcataataagttttatttaatgagttaaaagaaacaaaattgctAAACACTCTCATAAGCATGTCATGTCAACTGCATCATTAGGTGCAGAAacctgatttttatataaatgaatagataataaatagaatatatgagaatattatatgtgacatattttaattataaaattggtattatataatagatttttCTAAATCCTTATTACTTGTTAGTTGCTAATTCTTACGtaattacttaatatataatTTTCGCTTATGAAATTATCAACTGCCTAATATAATGATTTAATTAATAAGAACgatgacattaatattttttcataagtcttgttattatttataactaGAAAATagtcataaataaatttatttccttaatgaatgttaattttattatcaaattctatattacctttaaaattttaatgtaaaTGAGTCTAATTTCtacattttgaaataaatttactcgaaaaaaattaatatgtaaattacattattaatacaaaattacttttttaacataattagtgGTGCTTATTTGAACCATTGAATTTAGTTTCTAATGATATTAACGTGaacctattttattatcttgtaCCTTCAAAGAATTTGTAGgactaacataaaaatataacaattgaaaaaaattattacaatgaaaatattcattttaacaaatattccTCCATCAACAATAGTAGAATGCctaaattaagatatatttatcaaacaaacaataaataaaatattcatccaTTTTgggtatatttatacataaaagaaattatacataaagaaaaaaaagaagaagaaaagaagagttgaaatagcaagAGCGATACAAATcacgattcttataattttgtgtgacCATCTATATATAATAGACCAGACAACAatgattatctaaaaaaattaatttgtatttattgcacttgtaagacccaaaacctttgaaaagtatttttatgagtaagtctcaaatcatatagttatttatagccttaatttcagaaattattttattaaagataattaaggcaagttttgatttattaaatttgagacgagttatgattattatccaattttataattattggattattttctatattcaaatttataaagttggtagttatgaaataataaggattttataagatttggattagataagtaatattttaaatattattactgctattttggaaaaatggataaattaagtatattatttctaatttttggatttgggcattttattgaaaataatttgtgaaattgatgagcaaatagtattttctatgtacaagtagtgttggatttaattttggttttcaattactatattatttccaattttatgtgaaattaccataatgcccttaaccctaattttcaaaaatgaaaccctaacccaatgACCCGTTACCCGACCCGGTTCCTTCACCCACACTCAGCAGCAGCAGCTGCTGCCCCTCTACCcttgacacacacacacacacacccgcGGAGACAACAGGGAAAGGAAGAACGAAAAACAAACAAAGGGGAAGGGGGATAAGCAAGGGAAGCGATCAGTGGAGAGGGAGACAGGGAACTGCGGCGGGAGAAGGACTTGGCGCCGCCGCTGTTTCTGTGTTCCCCAACGGCGCTGCTGCACACGAGCCGGAGAAGCTCGTCCCTGCTGAACCGCCGCCACCACCACAAGGGTTTTGATGCCGCCACTTGTGCCACCGAGGGCGATCACGAAGAGAGAGGAGAAGGAGATCGGGCAGGAACAGGGGACCGAGGGCGGGGGAGCGCAACAGGGGAGGCCATTGCCGCCTGTCACCGTCGTGTGCCTCTGCTGCGTCACCACCGTGCCTTGCCTCGCCGCCGTTGACCTCTCCATAGTCCACTGCCGCCGGAGCTCATGCCATCGCCGATTGAGCACCACGAAGAACAGCGCCGCGTGAATCAGAGAAAGGAGATGCCTTTCTGTCTCTGCTCCTGGGTTTTGGATTCTGACCAGGCGCCACTGCCGCTGTGGAGTTAGTGTTGCTCTGGTCTTGTCCTGACTCCATTGGAACCGCCGTGCCCAGACAAGCCGCCGCTGTGCTCCTTGCTGCAGTATCGCTGCTGTTGCTCATCTTCCGGAGCTGCAGCTGCTGGGGTTCTGCCACCGGTCTGATCTGAGGGAGAGGAGAAGCGATCGGAAGAGCAGGCACGGAGCTATTGCCGCTGCTGCCAGCTCCTGGATGCCATTCAAGCCGCCGCTCCTGCCGCCGTCGCCGGAGAAgtatgccggtaagggttttaatttgcGGTTTTGGTCATTTTGGATCTTGAGGAGGTTTTGATGCTGCGCgatttttatagttgatccaccggagcttctggccgccaCCAGAGCTGTTGCCGGGGGCCGGTTCAAAATCGCAGCTGCTTTGTGTTGTTATTCCGGTAAGAGATTATGTTTcgaaaagcctcgcgttagtattttgTTGTGTATAGTTGATGAATATGAATTCTAATAGCGTGGGGTCGAGTTCTGATTATTGTATGTTGTGATTAGTGTTGTTATGGTTATTGCGAATGTGGCTTGAAGCTGAGGTTGCAGTTGTTGTtgatttcgggttgaggcggaaaggactctgtgacgcgtttgggttatggaattgcgttttgaggtaggggcgctttccaaaaactatgttttatgtattggaattattacatatggatactgatgtgagataatgtatttggtgattgtataatCCTTATGTGATGTTGATTATCCTGGAtgaatgtaattatatgttgaacggattattatttggttttgatgaatggattgttgcgtggttttgtgaaacgagatgcttttgaagttgattcttttaaagctttgaaatcTGGTTTAATCCGTTgtgaattgatttgagttgagttgatttTCTGGGTAATGTGGAAAGTAGAACGCACTTttaaattcagcctggtttactttaattgacttggttttggacaaatgatttgttattgagctgtttctttaaagctttggaaatgagctATATCGATTGatattgattgattttgaaatgatttccttgagatacgccactgaggcgattgttggatttagcttgctttaaattgattcctggttttgagctgttaaaaaggaatgagaaatggtttagttgggacccgaaccgggtggcaaaagtccaagttttaggggaggtgctgccgaaatttctacaaaatcctacaaTTGTTTGTaaggttatttaaaaagggttggaattgAGAAATTGTatgatttgatttattaaaaggatatttatgttttcaagcttaatttatttgatgaaccttatacgttgagttcggcttatttagaactgaactattcttaccgtttgaatcactgaaggaaagaatgatgctccaatatcgattttaaaataaaaaggagtttttagtgatttcaaaggaacctagacttttgattgattaatcaagtttgaggcattttggaagagttagaaaaatgggttctaaaaagaaacttgaaagtggtttgattcaaatgaaccggtttcgtttcaaatgagttgatttttggaccgggttggaacttgtgattttgtatggccggttttatagtaaattcagttttatttacttgaaccgagaaatctatgattttaagagtttcaatgaattttaaggaattgatataggttgaccttccctaaagacttggaactctgccgagaaacttttgttataaaatcccattgttggatgggtgattttgaatgctttgaaataaatccttaacttgccatggttttggaagtttttgaaagagaatgccgagattggctttgttttaaaaagggaactcactttgagtaaaatttggcttatgagcctgagatgatttgagaaaatgagatcctttaaagccaaggctgaaaagagttgaaatttgatttcaaagtgaaatggcttgagaaaagtgagttATGGCTTAattgccggttttatgaatttgatgatgttgaatgatgGAAGTACTGTTTTTGTTAtgggccagaatggctgtgtatgattatgaatattggctggttctggattgaaccgtgagccggaatggctgtgtgtgatattgatttatggctgattgccgaacgAGTTATAAGCCGTATGGCtggctatgaattatgaatttaagccgaagggctgtatttattgataaattggttGGTTCtgaattgaaccgtgagccggatggctgagatggatggtgatccatgattgaatataaatgcatgtatgcaattgAATGATTTGTGAATTTAAGCCGAATGGCTGAGATGAAAGTTGTAagcgagtatgcttgtgttttctctctgttgtaagggtgacagggcaccgataccctctaatggcgacagggcgcagataccctctaatggcgacagggcgcagataccctctaatggcgacagggcgcaaataccctctaatgataataatgcgcaacagagagactgtgtccgggttagctaccggacacgtcgggttggcttggtaaccgacagatgatatcatcagccactagggacaggcatgcatcatatgcatctatgtgacattgtttgggtgtgcatattgtacttgttttgcctatgtgattaattgctaattgttctacttgcaataaccgtttgtttgtgcttgcatcttcctatctgtgtttgcaactggaactctgttggattgtggtgatttggttgaaggttggattgtttgggcctagggccgtggttggattgtttgggcctagggccgtggttggattgagatggaccgatggttgatttcggtttttgtggttctggtttggaataagatatgaaaggttattttggttcagtatag
The sequence above is drawn from the Arachis hypogaea cultivar Tifrunner chromosome 4, arahy.Tifrunner.gnm2.J5K5, whole genome shotgun sequence genome and encodes:
- the LOC140184460 gene encoding uncharacterized protein; this translates as MPFKPPLLPPSPEKYAVDPPELLAATRAVAGGRFKIAAALCCYSVLLWLLRMWLEAEVAVVVDFGLRRKGLCDAFGLWNCVLRVTGHRYPLMATGRRYPLMATGRRYPLMATGRKYPLMIIMRNRETVSGLATGHVGLAW